The genomic window GTGAGTGGTGATGTAGCGCATGAACCAGGCGATGACCGCGAGCGCGACGACGAAGGCGATGCCCGTGGCGACCCAGATCTGGCCCCACTGCGGCGGAACCGCGTTGTCCGAGATCTTCAGCACCTGGTAGAAACCCGACCCGAGCACCGCGGGGATCGCCAGCAAGAAGCTGTAGCGGGCGGCCGTCTCGCGGCTGTAGCCCATGAACAGACCGGCGGCGATCGTCCCGCCGCTGCGGGAGACACCCGGGACCAGGGCCAGTGACTGGGCCAATCCATAGAGTATGCCGTCGCGCCAGGTGATCTCTCGCAGCTCCTTGGGGTGGGAGACCCGGGAGGCAAACCGGTCCGCGGCAAAGATCACCAGGGCGAACACTAGAAGCATTGTGGCGGTGAGCCACAGACTGCGCAGGTCGGTCTCGATGTAGTCCTGCAGCGTGAAGCCGAGCACCCCGATCGGGATCGAGCCGATGATGACCAGCCAGCCCATGCGGGCGTCCGGGTCGTTGCGCGGCACCCGGCCGGTCAGGGAGAGCGCCCACTGCCGGATGATCCGCACGATGTCCCGAAAGAAGAACACCAGGACCGCGGCCTCGGTGCCGAGCTGGCTGATGGCCGTGAACGCAGCGCCCGGGTCACCCGTGCCAAAGAGCTGACCGACGATCGAGATGTGCGCGCTGGAGCTGACCGGGAGGAACTCGGTGAGTCCCTGGACCAGGCCCAGGACGATCGCCTCGAGATATCCCATCAGGTGGTGTCCTCACGTTCAGGGCGCTCGGTGGGGTCGGGATCGGGCACTCGCTCATCGGGATGCACGTTGCCGTGCTCGGCGATCCAGGCCCTGGTCATCTCCTCCATCTTGGGGCCCTGGACCAGGGCGAGCCCCCACAACGCGCCGAAGAGGACGGTGACGATCCCCATGGCGGTCAGCACGACGGTGCTCAGTGCGGTCAGCCCGAGGACGACCCACCCGAGGGTCAGTCCCCACGGGCGACGCAACGTCCCGGCCGCCACGATGGCCAGGACCGCCAGCGCGCAGGCGCCCGCCAGCAGCAGGTTGGCGCGGTCTGCCTCGCCGCCCTGGGTCAGCTCCAGCTGACGTGCCACCAGCCCGCCGAAGAACACGGTCATGGCCAGCCCGGCGAGGACGATCGAGGCCAGCCGGCGGGTCATCTTTCCGGGCACCCCGGAGAAGCGGATGTGTCGCAGCCAGGTCACGAGGGCAGGTCCCCCTGACCGTCGGCTCTCAGCAGCATGCGGACGTCGGCCACCGTGGTGATGGAGCCGGTGGCCAGGACTGCCCCTGTCATCCCGCCCTCGTCGGCCAGCCCGGCCGCGAGGTCGAGCGCGTCGGGCAGGTTCTCCACGACCGTCACCCGGTCCTCACCAAAGAGCTCGACCGCCATCTCCCCGAGCCGCTGTGGCGGGATCGAGCGCGGCGAGGTGCTGCGGGAGACGACGATGTGGTCCAGCAGCGGCTCGAGCAGCTCGAGCATCGAGGAGGCGTCCTTCTCCTGCAGAATCGCCACCACACCGACCAGCCGGTGGAAGGTGAAGGACTCTCGGATCGCCTCGCTCATCGCGGCGATGCCGGCCGGGTTGTGGGCGGCATCGACGATCACGGTGGGGCTGCGACGCACGACCTCCATCCGTCCCGGCGAGGTCACCCCCGCGAAGCCCTCCCGCACGACGTCGGCGTCCAGAGGCTGCTCGCCCCCGCCGACGAACGCCTCGACGGCCGCGAGCGCCATCGCGGCGTTGTGCACCTGGTGCTCGCCGAACAGCGGCAGGAAGATGTCGGTGTAGTCTCCCGCCAGCCCGCGCAGCGAGATGAGCTGTCCACCGACGGCGATCTCTCGCTCGAGCACGCCATAGGCCAGACCTTCGACCTGCGCGACGGCGCCCACATCGTCGCAGCGCTCCAGGAGCAGCTGCATGACCTCGTTCTCCTGCACGCCGAGCACGGCGATCGCGTCGGACTTGATGATGCCCGACTTCTCGGTGGCGATGTCGATCAGGTTGTCCCCCAGCAGCCGGGTGTGGTCGATCGCCACGGGGGCCACGACGGCGACCGAGCCATCGGCCACGTTGGTCGCGTCCCAGGCGCCGCCGAGCCCGACCTCGACCACGGCGACGTCGACCGGCGCGTCGGAGAACACGGCATAGGCCACGATCACCAGCAGCTCGAAATAGGTGATCCGCGGGCCACCCTCGGCAACCGACGTCTCGTCGACCATGTGCACGAACGGCATGACGTCGTCATACGCCGCCAAGAACCGCTCAGCGCTGACCGGCTCGCCGGCGATGCTGATGCGCTCGCGCACGTCGTGCAGGTGCGGGCTGGTGAACCGGCCGGTCTTCAGGCCCAGCTCGCGCAACAGCCGCTCCACCATCCGCGTGGTCGTGGTCTTGCCGTTGGTGCCGGTGATGTGAATCATCGGGAAGTTGCGCTGCGGATGACCGAGCAGGTCCATCACCTGCGCCACCCGGTCAAGGGTCGGCTCGATGACGTTCTCGGGCGACCGCGCCAGGATCTCCTCGGTCACCTGTGCCATCCGCGCCGCGACCGCCGGGTCGACCTGCTGGCCGCCCGCACCCTCGCGCCTGCGACGCCGGTCGCCCGGGGTCTCACCTGAAAAGGTCATCGCGCGTCCACCTTCGTGATCAACAGTTCCACAACACGGCCACCGTCCAGCGTCGCCGAGGTGGAGTATGACGTGATGCGGGGCTGGGTGCCCCCGTCCGGGTCAGTGCCACCGCCGAGGTTGTGCCTCGGGCCCTTGGGCAGCGGCGTGCCCGCCCCCGCGGCCCCGAACTGGACCGCCAGGGTCTCGGACATCACCAGGTCCTGGTGAGCCATCGCTGCGTCCCACACGTCGTCGTTGCCGACGACGGTCAGGCTGATCCGGTCGGTGATCTGCAGGCCGGCGTCCTTGCGGGCACCCTGCACCGCACGCACCAGGTCACGAGCCAGACCCTCGCGGGCCAGGTCCTCGGTCACCTGCGTGTCGAGCACGACGAAGCCGCCGCCCTGACCGCGCAGCATGGCCGTCGCCTGCGAGGTGCCCTCAGCCGTCTGCGCCACCACGGTCTCCAGGGTGAACTCGCCCTCGACCAGCTCCAGCCCGCCGGAGGTGACGGTGCCGTCCTCAGCCACCGACCAGTCACCGGACTTCGCGCCCTTGATCGCGGTCTGCACGTCCTTGCCCAGACGCGGCCCTGCCGCGCGTGCGTTGACCACCAGCTTCTGCTGCACCCCGAAGTCGGCTGCCGACGCGTCCGCCAGGTCCAGCACCACCACCTCTCGCACGTTGACCTCGTCACGCACGATGTCAGCAAGCACCGACAGTCCCTGCGGGTGTGCGGTGGCCACGGTCAGCGTAGACAGCGGCAGGCGCACCCGCAGGCTCTCGGCCTTGCGCAGGCCCAGCGTCACCGAGCAGACCTCACGCACGGTGTCCATCGCCGCCACCAGGTCATCGTCCTGCGGCAGGTCCGACGCGTCCGGCCAGTCGGTCAGGTGCACCGACTCGCCACCGGTGAGCCCTCGCCATACCTCCTCGGTCGTCAGCGGCAGCAGCGGCGCGGCGACCCGGCAGGTCACCTCGAGCACGGTGTAGAGCGTGTCGAACGCCGCCTCGTCCTCGGACCAGAAGCGGTCGCGAGAGCCGCGGATATACCAGTTGGTCAGCACGTCCACGAACGAGCGGACGGCGTCGCACGCCGACGCGATGTGGAACGCGTCCTGCGCCTGCTGGACCTCGGTGACGAAGTCGGCCGTCTTGGCCAGGATGTAGCGATCCATCTCGTGCGTCGACGTCGTCGACCACTTCGCCTCGTGCCCGGAGGCGTTGGCATAGAGGCCGAAGAAGTACCACGCGTTCCACAGCGGGATCAGCACCTGGCGCACCCCGTC from Ornithinimicrobium cryptoxanthini includes these protein-coding regions:
- a CDS encoding bifunctional folylpolyglutamate synthase/dihydrofolate synthase, giving the protein MTFSGETPGDRRRRREGAGGQQVDPAVAARMAQVTEEILARSPENVIEPTLDRVAQVMDLLGHPQRNFPMIHITGTNGKTTTTRMVERLLRELGLKTGRFTSPHLHDVRERISIAGEPVSAERFLAAYDDVMPFVHMVDETSVAEGGPRITYFELLVIVAYAVFSDAPVDVAVVEVGLGGAWDATNVADGSVAVVAPVAIDHTRLLGDNLIDIATEKSGIIKSDAIAVLGVQENEVMQLLLERCDDVGAVAQVEGLAYGVLEREIAVGGQLISLRGLAGDYTDIFLPLFGEHQVHNAAMALAAVEAFVGGGEQPLDADVVREGFAGVTSPGRMEVVRRSPTVIVDAAHNPAGIAAMSEAIRESFTFHRLVGVVAILQEKDASSMLELLEPLLDHIVVSRSTSPRSIPPQRLGEMAVELFGEDRVTVVENLPDALDLAAGLADEGGMTGAVLATGSITTVADVRMLLRADGQGDLPS
- a CDS encoding undecaprenyl-diphosphate phosphatase, encoding MGYLEAIVLGLVQGLTEFLPVSSSAHISIVGQLFGTGDPGAAFTAISQLGTEAAVLVFFFRDIVRIIRQWALSLTGRVPRNDPDARMGWLVIIGSIPIGVLGFTLQDYIETDLRSLWLTATMLLVFALVIFAADRFASRVSHPKELREITWRDGILYGLAQSLALVPGVSRSGGTIAAGLFMGYSRETAARYSFLLAIPAVLGSGFYQVLKISDNAVPPQWGQIWVATGIAFVVALAVIAWFMRYITTHTFTPFVIYRIALALVLFALLGTGVLVA
- a CDS encoding DUF4233 domain-containing protein, which codes for MTWLRHIRFSGVPGKMTRRLASIVLAGLAMTVFFGGLVARQLELTQGGEADRANLLLAGACALAVLAIVAAGTLRRPWGLTLGWVVLGLTALSTVVLTAMGIVTVLFGALWGLALVQGPKMEEMTRAWIAEHGNVHPDERVPDPDPTERPEREDTT